A window of the Hordeum vulgare subsp. vulgare chromosome 5H, MorexV3_pseudomolecules_assembly, whole genome shotgun sequence genome harbors these coding sequences:
- the LOC123396370 gene encoding protein PELPK1-like: MASNASLLAVIMACTLLGGHTCYGARHLADTTPAASPPAAAAVPGIPAVPTMPTLPPMPTVPVVTVPAMPTVPAVTVPQVTLPPMPVVSSVPKVTMPPMPSIVMPKVTMAPMPAVVVPKVTVPPMPAIPSMPKVTLPRMPSIPAVNVPMPFLEPPPSA, from the coding sequence ATGGCTTCCAATGCCAGCTTGCTGGCGGTGATCATGGCGTGCACGCTGCTCGGTGGCCACACATGCTACGGTGCACGCCACTTGGCCGACACCACCCCGGCGGCTTCCCCACCTGCTGCGGCTGCTGTCCCTGGCATCCCGGCCGTGCCTACCATGCCGACCCTGCCACCGATGCCGACAGTTCCGGTCGTGACAGTGCCAGCTATGCCGACGGTGCCTGCGGTGACCGTGCCGCAGGTGACACTGCCTCCTATGCCTGTTGTTTCTTCCGTGCCCAAGGTGACCATGCCTCCGATGCCCTCCATCGTCATGCCCAAGGTGACCATGGCGCCAATGCCCGCCGTCGTTGTGCCTAAGGTGACGGTGCCACCGATGCCCGCCATTCCTTCCATGCCCAAGGTGACCCTGCCGCGGATGCCTTCTATCCCGGCCGTCAATGTGCCTATGCCGTTCCTGGAGCCACCTCCATCAGCGTAG